One genomic window of Conger conger chromosome 7, fConCon1.1, whole genome shotgun sequence includes the following:
- the LOC133132092 gene encoding small ribosomal subunit protein uS11: MAPRKGKEKKEEQVISLGPQVAEGENVFGVCHIFASFNDTFVHVTDLSGKETICRVTGGMKVKADRDESSPYAAMLAAQDVAQRCKELGITALHIKLRATGGNRTKTPGPGAQSALRALARSGMKIGRIEDVTPIPSDSTRRKGGRRGRRL, from the exons ATGGCACCTCGTAAGGGTAAGGAAAAGAAGGAAGAGCAGGTGATCAGCCTGGGACCACAGGTCGCCGAGGGCGAGAACGTCTTCGGGGTCTGCCACATCTTCGCCTCCTTCAACGACACCTTCGTCCACGTCACTGACCTCTCCGGCAA GGAGACGATCtgccgcgtgacaggcgggatGAAGGTGAAGGCCGACAGGGATGAGTCCTCCCCCTACGCTGCCATGCTGGCGGCCCAGGACGTGGCCCAGAGGTGCAAGGAGCTGGGCATCACCGCCCTGCACATCAAGCTCCGAGCCACGGGGGGCAACAG AACCAAGACTCCAGGACCCGGGGCCCAGTCTGCTCTCAGGGCCCTGGCTCGATCCGGCATGAAGATCGGCCGCATCG AGGACGTGACCCCAATCCCCTCAGACAGCACCCGCAGAAAGGGAGGACGCCGTGGGCGTCGTCTGTAA